The following proteins come from a genomic window of Trifolium pratense cultivar HEN17-A07 linkage group LG4, ARS_RC_1.1, whole genome shotgun sequence:
- the LOC123924319 gene encoding F-box protein CPR1-like, producing the protein MQTPIAVKMENSLVVAATKKKVCNHLPNDIVLFILSKLPLISLKRFLCVSKSWSLLFKNTYFMNMLRNNILLNDDSYYDETFMVRYTPKYSERCNFYWLSDEGFANSVHLDWPSQFQEDYIHIFIVGSVSINGILCLKHGFTRTSQVVLWNPTTSETKVIPPSPIENRRPDRNPWHFLHGFGYDHVSDDYKVIQMIEYFPGYQGDMIWEDRSYDPSWEIYSLKTNSWKKLDIDMQNCYYYSPLQGNGLYADGVFHWWAISKLKNIEECMVSFDFSEEVMCTTLMPLNTDGGFDVGYVERHLVSLNESIALISKYKKESTFCISVLAKLGERESWINLFTVGPLLSMEYSNIVGMKNNTLFYRRDGELVCVDLKTQMIKELGVKGDRFHFHVGKYKKSFLPIRGIIN; encoded by the coding sequence ATGCAGACTCCAATAGCTGTAAAGATGGAAAATTCACTGGTTGTTGCTGCCACCAAGAAAAAGGTTTGCAATCATTTACCTAATGATATCGTGCTCTTTATCTTGTCAAAACTTCCTTTAATATCATTGAAGCGATTTCTATGCGTAAGTAAATCATGGTCTCTCTTATTCAAAAATACTTATTTCATGAACATGTTGCGCAACAATATTTTGCTTAATGATGATTCTTATTATGATGAGACATTTATGGTCCGATATACACCAAAGTATAGTGAACGTTGCAACTTTTATTGGCTATCTGATGAGGGGTTTGCGAATTCGGTCCACTTAGATTGGCCATCTCAATTTCAAGAGGactatattcatatttttattgtgGGTTCTGTTAGTATTAATGGCATTCTTTGTCTCAAACATGGATTTACTCGTACCAGCCAAGTTGTACTGTGGAACCCAACTACTAGTGAGACTAAAGTTATTCCTCCAAGCCCTATTGAGAATAGACGACCTGATCGGAACCCTTGGCACTTTCTTCATGGTTTTGGTTATGATCATGTTAGTGATGACTATAAGGTGATTCAGATGATAGAGTATTTTCCTGGTTATCAAGGAGATATGATATGGGAAGATAGATCTTATGACCCTTCGTGGGAGATATATTCTCTCAAAACCAACTCTTGGAAGAAACTCGATATTGATATGCAGAATTGTTATTACTATTCACCATTGCAAGGTAACGGACTCTACGCGGATGGAGTGTTTCATTGGTGGGCtataagtaaattaaaaaatatcgAAGAATGTATGGTGTCATTTGACTTTAGCGAGGAGGTGATGTGTACGACACTCATGCCCTTAAACACGGATGGTGGTTTTGATGTTGGATACGTGGAGAGACATTTGGTGTCGTTAAATGAATCCATTGCTTTgatctcaaaatataaaaaggaGTCTACTTTCTGCATATCCGTTCTGGCTAAACTTGGTGAGAGGGAATCATGGATCAATCTCTTTACTGTTGGGCCCTTACTTTCTATGGAATATTCCAATATAGTTGGGATGAAAAATAATACATTGTTCTACAGAAGAGATGGAGAACTAGTTTGCGTTGATTTGAAGACTCAGATGATTAAGGAGCTTGGTGTTAAAGGAGATAGATTTCATTTTCACGTAGGAAAGTACAAGAAAAGCTTTCTTCCGATTAGaggaataattaattaa
- the LOC123921042 gene encoding fructose-bisphosphate aldolase, cytoplasmic isozyme 1, whose amino-acid sequence MSAFVGKYADELIKNAKYIATPGKGILAADESTGTIGKRLSSINVENIEANRQALRELLFTSPNALQYLSGVILFEETLYQNSSDGKPFVEILQENNVIPGIKVDKGVVELAGTNGETTTQGFDSLGARCQQYYKAGARFAKWRAVLKIGPNEPSELSIQQNAQGLARYAIICQENGLVPIVEPEILTDGSHDIAKCAAVTETVLAAVYKALNDQHVLLEGTLLKPNMVTPGSDSPKVSPEVIGEYTVNALRRTVPPAVPGIVFLSGGQSEEQATLNLDAMNKLDVVKPWTLSFSFGRALQQSTLKTWAGKKENVGKAQEVFLTRCKSNSEATLGKYGGGSGTGLASESLYVKDYKY is encoded by the exons ATGTCTGCCTTTGTTGGAAAGTATGCAG ATGAGCTTATCAAGAATGCCAAGTACATAGCCACCCCTGGCAAGGGTATCTTGGCAGCTGATGAGAGCACTGGCACCATTGGCAAGCGTCTATCAAGCATCAACGTTGAGAATATCGAGGCCAACCGTCAAGCCCTTCGTGAACTTCTCTTCACTTCTCCCAATGCACTCCAATACCTCTCCGGCGTCATCCTCTTTGAGGAAACTCTTTACCAGAACTCCTCTGATGGGAAGCCTTTTGTTGAAATCCTTCAAGAGAACAATGTCATACCAGGCATCAAAGTTGACAAGGGTGTTGTTGAATTGGCCGGAACAAATGGTGAAACAACAACACAAGGCTTTGACTCTCTTGGAGCTAGATGCCAACAGTACTACAAGGCTGGAGCGCGATTTGCCAAGTGGCGTGCGGTACTCAAGATTGGCCCTAATGAGCCCTCGGAGTTGTCTATCCAGCAAAATGCACAGGGCTTGGCTCGTTATGCCATCATTTGCCAGGAGAATGGCCTTGTGCCTATTGTTGAACCTGAGATTTTAACTGATGGGTCTCATGACATCGCCAAATGCGCTGCTGTTACTGAAACCGTGCTTGCAGCTGTTTACAAGGCACTGAATGATCAACATGTCCTTCTTGAAGGAACTCTTCTTAAGCCCAACATGGTTACCCCCGGTTCTGACAGCCCAAAG GTATCACCTGAGGTGATTGGTGAGTACACAGTTAATGCGTTACGCAGAACTGTCCCACCAGCAGTACCAGGGATTGTATTTCTGTCAGGTGGACAAAGCGAAGAACAGGCTACACTGAACCTCGATGCAATGAACAAACTAGATGTTGTGAAGCCATGGACTCTTTCATTCTCATTTGGGAGGGCACTGCAGCAAAGCACACTCAAGACATGGgctggaaagaaagaaaatgttgGCAAAGCTCAAGAGGTGTTTCTGACAAGATGCAAGTCCAATTCTGAGGCTACTCTTGGAAAGTATGGTGGTGGAAGTGGAACTGGGTTGGCTTCTGAGAGTTTATATGTTAAGGATTACAAGTATTAG
- the LOC123923759 gene encoding uridine kinase-like protein 3, with amino-acid sequence MNNKLVEDLMECSSEVHFSGFHMEGLEERKAGTEEPTTSAIDEYKQPFVIGVAGGSASGKTAVCDMIIQQLHDQRVVLVNQDSFYHNLTEEELKRVQEYNFDHPEAFDTERLVSVLDKLKHSQAVDIPKYDFKGYKNNVFPARRVNPADVIILEGILVFHDPRVRALMNMKIFVDTDADVRLARRIKRDTADNARNIEAVLDQYSKFVKPAFDDFILPTKKYADIIIPRGGDNHVAIDLIVQHIRTKLGQHDLCKIYPNLYVIQSTFQIRGMHTLIRDSQTKKHDFVFYADRLIRLVVEHGLGHLPFTEKQVITPTGSVYSGVDFCKRLCGVSIIRSGESMENALRACCKGIKIGKILIHREGDNGQQLIYEKLPNDISDRHVLLLDPILGTGNSAVQAISLLLKKGVPESNIIFLNLISAPQGVHVVCKRFPRIKIVTSEIDIGLNEDFRVIPGMGEFGDRYFGTDDDDEQVESRSR; translated from the exons ATGAATAATAAGTTGGTTGAAGATTTAATGGAGTGTTCATCCGAGGTTCATTTTTCTGGATTTCATATGGAGGGATTAGAGGAAAGAAAAGCTGGAACTGAAGAACCGACCACTTCCGCGATTGACGAGTATAAACAACCTTTTGTTATAG GTGTTGCTGGGGGATCGGCATCTGGAAAGACAGCAGTATGTGATATGATTATTCAACAGCTTCATGATCAGCGGGTTGTACTTGTTAATCAG GATTCTTTTTACCATAACTTGACTGAGGAGGAACTTAAAAGAGTACAGGAATACAACTTTGACCATCCTG AAGCTTTTGATACTGAGCGATTGGTATCTGTCCTGGACAAATTGAAGCATAGCCAAGCAGTAGATATTCCGAAGTATGACTTTAAGGGTTACAAGAATAATGTGTTTCCCGCAAGAAGG GTAAACCCTGCAGATGTTATAATTTTGGAAGGCATCCTTGTTTTCCATGATCCACGTGTGAGGGCATTGATGAATATGAAGATATTTGTTGACACAG ATGCTGATGTTCGTCTGGCAAGAAGGATCAAGCGTGATACTGCCGATAATGCTCGTAATATTGAAGCAGTGCTTGATCAG TATTCAAAATTTGTGAAACCGGCTTTTGATGACTTTATCCTTCCTACAAAGAAGTATGCTGATATCATTATACCCCGTGGAGGAGATAATCACGTGGCTATTGATTTGATTGTGCAGCATATTCGCACAAAGCTTGGCCAGCATGACCTCTGTAAAATATATCCTAACTTATATGTCATTCAGTCTACTTTTCAG ATACGGGGCATGCACACCCTGATACGCGATTCTCAGACAAAGAAGCATGACTTTGTATTTTACGCTGACCGTTTGATTCGTTTG GTCGTAGAACATGGCCTAGGGCATCTTCCATTTACAGAAAAGCAAGTAATCACTCCTACGG GGTCTGTATACAGTGGTGTGGATTTTTGTAAGAGGCTGTGTGGTGTCTCCATTATCAGGAG TGGGGAAAGCATGGAGAATGCTTTGCGAGCATGCTGCAAAGGTATCAAAATTGGTAAAATTCTTATTCATAGAGAAGGTGACAACGGTCAGCAG CTAATATATGAGAAGTTGCCAAATGATATCTCAGATAGGCACGTGTTACTGCTGGATCCTATCTTAGGCACAG GTAATTCTGCCGTCCAAGCAATTTCTTTACTTTTAAAGAAGGGTGTACCAGAGTCCAACATTATATTTCTCAACCTCATATCA GCACCTCAAGGTGTGCATGTGGTCTGCAAAAGATTTCCGAGGATAAAAATTGTGACATCTGAGATTGACATTGGTTTGAATGAAGATTTCCGTGTCATTCCTGGGATGGGAGAGTTTGGGGATCGGTACTTTGGAacagatgatgatgatgagcaAGTGGAGAGCCGTTCGAGGTAG
- the LOC123921040 gene encoding uncharacterized protein LOC123921040, which yields MPSSELRNSPPVKLVSSQKRSREKSLRILLKSWQSQNLLPQNDAKKLWKSLFNCVLHSDKPHLQSDLIDRITSHLSTLHHHQPSLALQYFSIFFITIRRELSGIDSLRLEKFYLLIRRFISNLFSLLNKNSWNLEFVESFMNCLGDATFCGKDKLLIKANGVNYHVVSVFLDEITPFLPVNLCVLEVLFRPFFDAMVKLNDKVLLGKIKSCFFDVLLMNGKRLLEVKKNGDEDCNGDVVNLGTIAIVMEFSSKLFELGSGSDCVEGSRKVLFELHRAFLKLERDAVNSGFKVISDSVDQGAKDLVPIVEVVGLGKKGSVDKGKMTKKKKNKKSGNCEMNCADKNVANENGGNSNDEQVVDGEGAMVLNESMLSNLQKRFENIAAEGGFADSVASEATGIVSNKRKRTKNSEGKTSQDCDLNGGDVEYSAVAKSGEKSSKRVKFSMESNLVWMPHSPLPPESLRIPPSVTPRGSALKKGVPPGPICDTPLPLPTKGAKRKKARDTIRLMKLKSLSV from the coding sequence ATGCCGTCATCAGAACTTCGAAATTCGCCGCCGGTAAAGCTAGTTTCCTCTCAAAAACGTTCAAGAGAAAAATCTCTCCGTATTCTCCTAAAATCATGGCAATCACAAAACCTTCTTCCCCAAAACGACGCCAAAAAGCTATGGAAATCACTCTTCAACTGCGTTTTACACTCCGACAAGCCTCATCTTCAATCCGACCTCATCGATCGCATCACCTCACATCTCTCAACACTCCACCATCATCAGCCTTCACTCGCACTTCAGTATTTCTCCATTTTCTTCATCACCATTCGTCGTGAATTGTCCGGTATCGATTCCCTTAGGTTAGAAAAATTCTATCTTCTGATTCGTAGATTCATTTCGAATTTATTCTCTTTACTTAATAAGAATTCGTGGAATTTGGAATTTGTAGAGAGTTTTATGAATTGTTTGGGTGATGCTACTTTTTGTGGTAAAGATAAGTTGTTGATTAAAGCAAATGGTGTTAATTATCATGTTGTTTCTGTTTTTCTTGATGAGATTACGCCTTTTTTACCGGTTAATTTGTGTGTTTTAGAAGTGCTGTTTAGGCCGTTTTTTGATGCTATGGTTAAGTTGAATGATAAGGTTTTGTTAGGGAAGATTAAGAGTTGCTTTTTTGATGTGTTGTTGATGAATGGGAAGAGGTTGTTGGAGGTTAAGAAGAATGGGGATGAAGATTGTAACGGTGATGTTGTGAATTTGGGAACTATAGCGATTGTTATGGAGTTTTCTTCTAAGTTATTTGAGTTGGGTTCTGGTTCTGATTGTGTTGAGGGGAGTAGAAAGGTGTTGTTTGAGTTGCATCGCGCGTTCTTGAAGCTGGAGAGGGATGCTGTTAATTCGGGGTTTAAGGTCATTTCTGATTCTGTTGATCAGGGTGCGAAGGATTTGGTTCCCATTGTTGAGGTTGTTGGTTTAGGCAAGAAGGGTTCTGTCGACAAAGGGAAAAtgacaaagaagaagaagaataagaagagCGGAAATTGTGAGATGAATTGTGCTGATAAGAATGTTGCTAACGAGAATGGTGGAAATTCAAATGATGAACAAGTTGTTGATGGTGAAGGCGCAATGGTTTTGAATGAGAGTATGCTTTCAAATCTCCAAAAGCGGTTTGAGAATATTGCTGCCGAAGGAGGTTTTGCAGATAGTGTTGCAAGTGAAGCTACTGGGATTGTATCTAACAAGAGAAAGAGAACAAAGAATTCTGAAGGAAAGACATCTCAAGACTGTGATTTGAATGGTGGAGATGTGGAATATTCGGCAGTAGCAAAGAGTGGGGAGAAAAGTTCGAAGAGGGTAAAATTTTCCATGGAAAGTAACTTGGTCTGGATGCCACACAGTCCTTTACCTCCTGAGAGCTTAAGAATTCCTCCATCTGTTACACCCAGAGGAAGTGCACTCAAAAAGGGTGTACCCCCAGGTCCTATCTGCGATACGCCTCTCCCTCTACCGACCAAAGGGGCGAAACGGAAGAAGGCCAGAGATACAATACGCTTGATGAAATTAAAATCTCTTTCTGTGTGA